The following proteins are co-located in the Ostrinia nubilalis chromosome 22, ilOstNubi1.1, whole genome shotgun sequence genome:
- the LOC135083039 gene encoding uncharacterized protein LOC135083039, translated as MSTAWSNEETFKFIDLYQSEPAIWDSNNALHKEKNKVNDAWNRIADSLQIPVSELKKKKETLMSAFRMHFKKKQDSIRSGMGEDEIYKPIWIFYDAMEAFLKGKYTAKSVISTDEQRAVIGEQTEEETENPSDARNNTEPKDMNIKIPVQRRRSVKPPELEKADKEMSKAFNTLNQAILNKDQQNKKRTTATCMGGFLLANSENIQTMRDKK; from the exons ATGTCAACAGCGTGGAGCAATGAAGAAACTTTCAAGTTTATTGATTTATATCAATCTGAGCCCGCAATTTGGGACTCAAATAATGCACTGCACAAGGAGAAAAACAAG GTGAATGATGCATGGAATCGCATTGCAGACTCCCTGCAAATTCCTGTTTCGgaacttaaaaaaaagaaagagacATTGATGTCCGCATTTCGGATGCATTTCAAGAAAAAACAAGATTCGATCCGATCTGGTATGGGAGAAGATGAAATTTACAAGCCAATTTGGATTTTTTATGATGCCATGGAGGCATTTTTAAAAGGCAAATACACTGCTAAAAGTGTAATTTCAACAGATGAGCAAAGG gcAGTCATTGGAGAACagacagaagaagaaacggaaAATCCAAGTGATGCTAGAAACAACACAGAACCAAAGGACATGAATATAAAGATACCTGTACAGAGGAGACGTTCAGTTAAGCCACCTGAGTTAGAAAAAGCAGATAAGGAAATGTCAAAGGCTTTTAATACGTTAAACCAGGCTATTCTCAATAAAGaccaacaaaataaaaagagGACGACTGCGACTTGTATGGGAGGCTTCTTGCTAGCAAACTCAGAAAATATTCAGACAATGAGAGACAAGAAATAA